A region from the Saccharomonospora azurea NA-128 genome encodes:
- a CDS encoding HAD-IIA family hydrolase, whose product MGDTLLDRYEALLFDLDGTVYHGTRPIPGAADAVAHVRERGRAVRFVTNNAAKSPEAVADHLGQVGVPATPAEVSTSAQAAAVLLGERLPAGAVVLVVGTESLEAEVRSVGLRPTREHSRDVAAVVQGHSPHTCWSDLAEACLAVRDGALWVACNGDATLPAERGQLPGNGSMVAALRTATGRDPEVAGKPEAHLLRTAADSAGAANALVVGDRLDTDIAGAAAAGYRSLAVLTGVVTPRQLLDAAPGERPDYLAADLGVLPRDVSAADLAIGPRPGWEIELHDGVATVGTDGASTADRVDLLRHLCHVAWSSPVSAVRARDAVADEALASWDLH is encoded by the coding sequence ATGGGGGACACACTGCTCGATCGCTACGAGGCGCTGCTGTTCGACCTCGACGGCACCGTGTACCACGGCACGCGCCCGATTCCGGGCGCTGCCGACGCCGTCGCCCACGTCCGTGAGCGCGGCCGCGCGGTGCGGTTCGTGACGAACAACGCTGCCAAGTCGCCGGAAGCGGTCGCCGACCACCTCGGGCAGGTCGGCGTGCCGGCGACGCCGGCGGAAGTGAGCACCAGCGCCCAGGCTGCCGCCGTGCTGTTGGGCGAGCGGTTGCCGGCGGGAGCGGTGGTCCTCGTCGTCGGCACCGAGTCGCTCGAGGCGGAGGTGCGCTCGGTGGGTCTGCGGCCCACGCGGGAGCACAGCCGTGACGTCGCCGCCGTGGTGCAGGGCCACTCGCCCCACACGTGCTGGAGTGATCTCGCCGAAGCCTGCCTCGCAGTACGGGACGGTGCGCTGTGGGTGGCGTGCAACGGCGACGCCACGTTGCCCGCCGAACGCGGCCAGCTGCCGGGGAACGGGTCCATGGTCGCCGCCCTGCGAACGGCCACCGGCCGGGACCCCGAGGTGGCGGGCAAGCCCGAGGCGCACCTGCTCCGGACGGCCGCGGACTCGGCCGGTGCGGCGAACGCGTTGGTCGTCGGGGACCGGCTCGACACCGACATCGCCGGAGCCGCTGCGGCCGGTTACCGTTCGCTGGCGGTGTTGACGGGTGTGGTGACGCCCCGGCAGTTGCTCGATGCCGCGCCCGGTGAGCGGCCCGACTACCTGGCCGCCGACCTCGGCGTGCTGCCTCGGGACGTCAGCGCCGCCGACCTGGCGATCGGTCCGCGACCAGGGTGGGAGATCGAGCTCCACGACGGGGTCGCGACCGTCGGAACCGACGGTGCGAGCACGGCCGATCGTGTCGATCTGCTGCGCCACCTGTGTCACGTGGCGTGGTCGTCGCCGGTGTCGGCTGTCCGGGCTCGTGACGCTGTCGCGGACGAGGCACTGGCGTCGTGGGACTTGCACTGA
- the recN gene encoding DNA repair protein RecN, whose amino-acid sequence MLAEMRIQGLGVIEEAALELHPGFTVVTGETGVGKTMVVTGLHLLSGGRSDASKVRAGAAKAIVEGRFTDIAGEQALRILSDAGADADEDGSVIAVRSVGADGRSRAHLGGRSVPVGVLGDLSEQILAVHGQNDQLRLLRPAEQRAVLDRFAGESVAEPLAAYRDVRREWLAVSRELTQRRARSRELAQQADLLRHGLAEIDAVEPRPGEDTELTEQVKRLAAVDELRDAATAAQLAVAGSAEGDPDLPGALGLLAEARRRLSAAEDPVLRDFEPRLSEASVLLSEVGSELASYLGSLDADPERLETILARQAELKKLTRKYAADIDGVLAWAEDARARLAGMDTSEEALEALAAQRDALADELATQARRVSEARRAAAEVLAERITAELAGLAMGQAAIEVTVNSREADPAESTALIVDGRTVSAGPDGVDEVELLLRAHAKAPALPVHKAASGGELSRVMLATEVVLAHADTVQTLVFDEVDVGVGGRAAVEIGRRLARLARTHQVLVVTHLPQVAAFADRHLVVDKGTSDGVTSSGVRTLDGDERVTELARMLAGLDDTETGRAHAEELLRAAEEFTTASATSADSGGRSGKTTRRR is encoded by the coding sequence GTGCTGGCCGAGATGCGTATCCAGGGCCTCGGGGTGATCGAGGAGGCCGCGCTCGAACTGCACCCCGGGTTCACCGTGGTCACCGGCGAGACCGGGGTCGGTAAGACGATGGTCGTGACCGGTCTGCACCTGCTGTCCGGTGGGCGTTCCGACGCCTCCAAGGTGCGGGCGGGCGCGGCGAAGGCGATCGTGGAGGGCCGGTTCACCGACATCGCCGGTGAGCAGGCTCTGCGCATCCTGTCCGACGCGGGCGCCGACGCCGACGAGGACGGCAGCGTGATCGCCGTGCGGTCGGTGGGCGCGGACGGCAGGTCGCGGGCGCATCTCGGTGGGCGGTCCGTGCCCGTCGGGGTGCTGGGGGACCTCTCGGAACAGATCCTCGCCGTGCACGGGCAGAACGACCAGCTGAGGCTGTTGCGTCCCGCCGAGCAGCGGGCGGTGCTCGACCGATTCGCGGGCGAGTCCGTGGCCGAGCCGCTGGCGGCGTACCGCGACGTGCGCCGGGAGTGGCTTGCCGTGTCTCGGGAGCTCACGCAGCGGCGCGCGCGGTCGCGGGAGCTCGCGCAGCAGGCCGACCTGCTGCGGCACGGGCTGGCCGAGATCGACGCCGTGGAGCCGCGGCCCGGGGAGGACACCGAGCTGACGGAGCAGGTCAAGCGGTTGGCCGCCGTGGACGAGCTGCGGGATGCCGCGACGGCGGCCCAGCTCGCGGTCGCGGGGTCCGCCGAGGGCGACCCGGATCTGCCGGGAGCACTGGGGTTGCTCGCCGAGGCGAGGCGGCGGTTGAGTGCCGCGGAGGATCCCGTGCTGCGCGACTTCGAACCGCGGTTGTCGGAGGCCTCCGTGCTGCTGAGCGAGGTGGGCAGTGAACTCGCCTCCTACCTCGGCTCGCTCGACGCCGACCCCGAGAGGCTGGAGACGATCCTCGCCCGCCAGGCGGAGTTGAAGAAGCTGACCCGCAAGTACGCGGCCGACATCGACGGTGTGCTCGCGTGGGCGGAGGACGCCCGTGCACGACTGGCCGGTATGGACACGTCGGAGGAGGCGTTGGAGGCCCTCGCGGCACAGCGGGATGCGCTGGCCGACGAGCTGGCCACGCAGGCTCGCCGGGTGTCGGAGGCTCGTCGCGCCGCGGCCGAGGTGCTCGCGGAACGCATCACCGCGGAGCTCGCGGGGCTCGCGATGGGGCAGGCCGCGATCGAGGTCACCGTGAACTCTCGGGAGGCCGATCCCGCCGAGTCGACGGCGTTGATCGTCGACGGCCGAACCGTCTCGGCCGGGCCCGACGGTGTCGACGAGGTGGAGCTCCTGCTCCGCGCGCACGCCAAGGCGCCCGCGCTGCCGGTGCACAAGGCGGCCTCCGGTGGTGAGCTTTCGCGTGTGATGCTCGCGACCGAGGTCGTGCTCGCGCACGCGGACACGGTGCAGACACTGGTGTTCGACGAGGTCGACGTGGGTGTCGGTGGCCGCGCCGCGGTGGAGATCGGTCGACGGCTGGCCAGGCTCGCGCGGACGCATCAGGTGTTGGTCGTGACCCACCTGCCGCAGGTCGCCGCCTTCGCCGACCGGCACCTGGTGGTGGACAAGGGCACCTCGGACGGGGTGACGAGCAGCGGCGTCCGCACGCTCGACGGCGACGAGCGCGTCACGGAACTCGCGCGCATGCTCGCGGGCCTCGACGACACCGAGACCGGACGCGCGCACGCGGAGGAGCTGCTGCGGGCGGCGGAGGAGTTCACGACGGCGTCGGCCACGTCCGCCGACTCCGGGGGGCGGTCCGGGAAGACCACGCGGCGTCGGTGA
- the aroA gene encoding 3-phosphoshikimate 1-carboxyvinyltransferase, translated as MGEENTWAAPTATDSIDADVRVPGSKSITNRAFVLAALSDGATLVREPLDSRDARLMLGAIDVLGAASTETADGVRIEPMADGHGEVDVVLGNAGTVARFTPPLAALGSRTVRFDGDPAIRRRPVAPLLEALRTLGAHIDDEGRGTVPFTIRGEGGLRGGSVEIDSSASSQFLSALLLSAPAFERGVTVRLRGETPSEPHIAMTLDMLRRFGAAPERDGTEFHVPPARLELDSYTVEPDLSSAAPFVVAPLLTGGRIRVAGWPAETTQPGDWLRDLVRRLGGDAVLDADGLTVTGGDTLPGAVLDLHAVGELTPVVTALLCFADGPSEIRGVAHLRGHETDRLAALATEISALGGDVTDTEDGLRIRPTPLRGGTFHTYDDHRLVMAGAVLALRVPGITVENPATVGKTFPDFVQRWERVVR; from the coding sequence GTGGGCGAGGAGAACACCTGGGCCGCACCGACGGCCACCGATTCGATCGACGCCGATGTCCGGGTGCCCGGCTCGAAATCCATCACCAACCGCGCCTTCGTACTCGCGGCGCTCTCCGACGGCGCGACGCTCGTGCGCGAACCACTGGACTCGCGGGACGCCCGGCTGATGCTGGGCGCGATCGACGTCCTCGGTGCCGCGTCCACCGAGACTGCCGACGGTGTGCGGATCGAGCCGATGGCCGACGGGCACGGCGAGGTCGACGTCGTACTCGGCAACGCGGGCACCGTGGCGCGGTTCACGCCGCCGCTCGCCGCGCTCGGATCCCGGACGGTCCGCTTCGACGGCGACCCCGCGATCCGGCGCAGGCCCGTCGCGCCGTTGTTGGAGGCCCTGCGCACGCTCGGCGCCCACATCGACGACGAGGGCCGTGGCACGGTGCCGTTCACCATCCGCGGCGAAGGCGGGTTGCGGGGCGGCTCGGTCGAGATCGACTCGTCGGCCTCCAGCCAGTTCCTCTCCGCGCTCCTGCTGTCGGCGCCGGCGTTCGAGCGCGGCGTCACGGTGCGTCTGCGCGGCGAGACGCCGAGCGAGCCGCACATCGCGATGACCCTCGACATGCTCCGCCGCTTCGGTGCGGCGCCGGAACGCGACGGGACCGAGTTCCACGTGCCGCCCGCCAGGCTCGAACTGGACAGCTACACCGTCGAGCCCGACCTGTCGAGCGCCGCTCCCTTCGTCGTCGCCCCGCTGCTCACGGGCGGACGGATTCGCGTGGCCGGGTGGCCCGCCGAGACGACGCAGCCGGGCGACTGGTTGCGCGACCTCGTGCGCCGGCTCGGCGGCGACGCCGTGCTCGACGCCGACGGCCTCACCGTCACCGGTGGCGACACGCTGCCCGGCGCGGTGCTGGACCTGCACGCGGTGGGCGAGCTGACTCCCGTGGTGACGGCACTGCTCTGCTTCGCCGACGGGCCGTCGGAGATTCGTGGTGTCGCGCACCTGCGGGGCCACGAGACCGACCGACTCGCCGCGTTGGCCACGGAGATCTCCGCCCTCGGTGGCGACGTCACCGACACCGAGGACGGCCTGCGTATCCGGCCGACGCCGCTGCGCGGCGGGACGTTCCACACCTACGACGACCACCGCTTGGTCATGGCGGGTGCCGTGCTGGCCCTGCGGGTTCCCGGCATCACCGTCGAGAACCCGGCCACCGTGGGCAAGACCTTCCCGGACTTCGTCCAGCGCTGGGAACGCGTCGTCCGCTGA
- a CDS encoding CTP synthase, with protein MGLQPRTTKYVFVTGGVASSLGKGLTASSLGQLLTARGLRVTMQKLDPYLNVDPGTMNPFQHGEVFVTEDGAETDLDIGHYERFLDRDLSGTANVTTGQIYSSVIAKERRGEYLGDTVQVIPHITDEIKSRIMSLAADDGSGTTPDVVITEVGGTVGDIESLPFLEACRQVRHDVGRDNCFFLHVSLVPYLAPSGELKTKPTQHSVAALRNIGIQPDALVCRADRELSEELKRKIGLMCDVDNEAVIACPDAPSIYDIPKVLHSEALDAYVVRRLGLPFRDVDWTVWGDLLDRVHNPAETVRVAVVGKYIDLPDAYLSVTEALRAGGFAHRAKVKIVWVPSDEATTPAGAAAALSGVDGILVPGGFGIRGIEGKVGAINYARTHKIPVLGLCLGLQCMVIEAARNLAGIEDAHSAEFDDNTPNPVISTMADQKDVVAGERDMGGTMRLGAYPAKLAPGSQVAEAYGTTEVSERHRHRYEVNNAYRKRLADAGLVFSGLSPDDRLVEFVELPKEEHPFFVGTQAHPELKSRPTRPHPLFTAFIRAVVDYRTADRLPVELPETPVAAR; from the coding sequence GTGGGACTTCAGCCGCGGACAACCAAGTATGTCTTTGTCACCGGAGGCGTCGCCTCCTCCCTTGGCAAGGGGCTCACGGCCTCCAGCCTCGGGCAACTCCTCACGGCCCGCGGGCTCCGGGTCACGATGCAGAAGCTCGACCCGTATCTCAACGTGGACCCCGGAACGATGAACCCGTTCCAGCACGGTGAGGTCTTCGTGACCGAGGACGGGGCCGAGACCGACCTCGATATCGGCCACTACGAACGCTTCCTCGACCGCGACCTGTCGGGGACGGCGAACGTCACGACGGGCCAGATCTACTCCTCGGTGATCGCCAAGGAGAGGCGGGGCGAATACCTGGGGGACACGGTCCAGGTCATTCCTCACATCACCGACGAGATCAAGTCGCGGATCATGTCGCTGGCCGCGGACGACGGCAGTGGCACCACGCCCGACGTCGTGATCACCGAGGTCGGCGGGACCGTGGGCGACATCGAGTCGCTGCCGTTCCTGGAGGCCTGCCGGCAGGTGCGACACGACGTGGGCAGGGACAACTGCTTCTTCCTCCACGTGTCGCTCGTGCCTTATCTCGCGCCGTCCGGCGAGTTGAAGACCAAGCCCACGCAGCACTCCGTCGCCGCACTGCGCAACATCGGTATCCAGCCCGACGCTCTGGTGTGCCGCGCCGACCGCGAGCTGTCGGAGGAGCTGAAGCGCAAGATCGGCCTCATGTGCGACGTCGACAACGAGGCGGTCATAGCGTGCCCCGACGCGCCGTCGATCTACGACATTCCCAAGGTGCTGCACAGTGAGGCGCTCGACGCCTACGTCGTGCGCAGGCTCGGGCTTCCGTTCCGCGACGTGGACTGGACGGTGTGGGGAGACCTGCTCGACCGCGTGCACAACCCTGCGGAGACCGTTCGGGTCGCGGTCGTGGGCAAGTACATCGACCTGCCGGACGCGTACCTCTCGGTCACCGAGGCACTGCGGGCGGGCGGTTTCGCGCACCGGGCGAAGGTCAAGATCGTGTGGGTGCCCTCCGACGAGGCCACCACGCCTGCCGGAGCCGCCGCGGCCCTGTCCGGCGTGGACGGCATTCTCGTACCGGGCGGCTTCGGGATCCGCGGGATCGAGGGGAAGGTCGGGGCGATCAACTACGCCCGGACCCACAAGATCCCGGTCCTCGGTCTCTGCCTCGGACTGCAGTGCATGGTCATCGAGGCGGCGCGCAACCTCGCCGGCATCGAGGACGCGCACTCGGCGGAGTTCGACGACAACACCCCGAACCCCGTGATCTCGACGATGGCCGACCAGAAGGACGTCGTGGCCGGCGAGCGTGACATGGGCGGCACGATGCGGCTCGGCGCGTACCCGGCGAAGCTGGCCCCGGGTTCGCAGGTGGCCGAGGCCTACGGAACCACCGAGGTGTCGGAACGGCACCGCCACCGCTACGAGGTGAACAACGCCTACCGCAAGCGGCTCGCGGACGCCGGTCTGGTGTTCTCCGGGCTCTCCCCGGACGACCGACTTGTGGAGTTCGTGGAGCTGCCGAAGGAGGAGCACCCGTTCTTCGTCGGCACGCAGGCGCACCCCGAACTGAAGTCGCGTCCGACGCGTCCGCACCCGCTGTTCACGGCGTTCATCCGTGCGGTCGTGGACTACCGGACGGCCGACCGGCTGCCCGTGGAGCTTCCGGAGACCCCGGTGGCGGCCCGGTGA
- a CDS encoding NAD kinase: MTELGRREVLLIVHPDRDTTRDAAGEVAVRLAAAGIGLRVLDSEVRRLVEPPDQSLPCAVVAESEDPARGAELVLVLGGDGTLLRAAELARPAGVPVLGVNLGRMGFLTEADYDALGDTVDRVVERRYRIEERMTVDVTVTLGGTVVTRTWALNEASVEKCSRERILDALIEVDGRPVSSFGCDGVLCSTPTGSTAYAFSAGGPVVWPDVEALLVVPSNAHAMFSRPLVVSRSSVITVQVDPDGSPAVLTCDGLRHADLEPGSRVQVVAGEVPVRLARLWDGPFTDRLVHKFSLPVTGWRERHAREG; this comes from the coding sequence GTGACCGAGCTCGGACGCCGAGAGGTACTGCTGATCGTTCACCCGGACCGCGACACGACGCGGGACGCGGCCGGGGAGGTGGCTGTCCGGCTCGCGGCGGCGGGCATCGGGTTGCGTGTGCTCGACTCCGAGGTACGACGACTCGTCGAGCCTCCCGACCAGTCCCTGCCGTGTGCCGTGGTGGCCGAGTCGGAAGATCCCGCACGCGGCGCCGAGCTGGTGCTGGTTCTGGGCGGGGACGGGACGCTGTTGCGGGCCGCGGAGCTCGCCCGACCCGCGGGTGTCCCGGTGCTCGGAGTGAATCTGGGACGGATGGGCTTCCTCACCGAGGCCGACTACGACGCGCTCGGCGACACCGTCGACCGCGTGGTGGAGCGCCGCTACCGCATCGAGGAGCGCATGACGGTGGACGTCACCGTCACCCTCGGCGGGACCGTGGTCACGCGGACCTGGGCGCTGAACGAGGCGAGTGTCGAGAAGTGCTCGCGGGAGCGCATTCTCGACGCGCTGATCGAGGTCGACGGCAGGCCGGTGTCGTCGTTCGGTTGCGACGGCGTCCTGTGCTCGACGCCGACCGGTTCGACGGCGTACGCGTTCTCGGCGGGTGGGCCGGTCGTCTGGCCCGACGTGGAGGCCCTGCTCGTCGTCCCCAGCAACGCGCACGCGATGTTCTCGCGGCCGCTCGTGGTGTCCCGTTCGTCGGTGATCACCGTGCAGGTCGATCCGGACGGGTCGCCGGCGGTGCTGACGTGCGACGGCCTGCGGCACGCGGACCTGGAACCCGGCTCCCGGGTGCAGGTGGTGGCCGGTGAGGTGCCGGTGCGGTTGGCGCGCCTGTGGGACGGCCCGTTCACCGACCGCCTGGTGCACAAGTTCTCGTTGCCGGTAACAGGATGGAGGGAGCGGCACGCCCGCGAGGGTTGA
- a CDS encoding TlyA family RNA methyltransferase, which produces MARRARLDAELVRRGLARSREHASSLITEGRVTVRGLVAKKPATSVEADVAIVVRTDDDPGWASRGAHKLLGALEEFTPSGLRVEGRRCLDAGASTGGFTDVLLRHGAASVIAADVGRGLLDWRLRTDERVTVLDKTNVRTLTPEAIEGVVDLVVADLSFISLRLVLPALAECAAAGADLLPMVKPQFEVGRQRLGHGGVVRDPDLRAEAVSDVLTEAAQCGLRTLGVVASPLPGPSGNVEYFAWLRKDPEGVDSNPADTERRDEMVRTAVRKGPS; this is translated from the coding sequence GTGGCACGCAGAGCTCGCCTCGACGCCGAACTCGTGCGCCGGGGTCTCGCACGGTCGAGGGAACACGCCAGCTCGCTCATCACGGAGGGGCGGGTGACGGTGCGTGGCCTGGTGGCGAAGAAACCCGCGACCAGCGTGGAAGCCGACGTCGCCATCGTGGTGCGCACCGACGACGACCCCGGCTGGGCGTCGCGCGGTGCGCACAAGCTGCTCGGCGCGCTCGAGGAGTTCACCCCCAGCGGGTTGCGGGTCGAAGGACGGCGCTGCCTGGACGCGGGCGCTTCCACCGGCGGGTTCACCGATGTGCTGCTGCGGCACGGCGCGGCTTCGGTGATCGCCGCCGACGTGGGTCGTGGCCTGCTGGACTGGCGGCTGCGCACCGACGAGCGGGTCACGGTGCTCGACAAGACCAACGTGCGCACCCTGACGCCGGAGGCGATCGAGGGCGTGGTCGACCTCGTGGTCGCCGATCTGTCGTTCATCTCGCTGCGCCTCGTGCTGCCCGCGCTGGCGGAGTGCGCCGCGGCGGGAGCCGACCTGTTGCCGATGGTGAAGCCCCAGTTCGAGGTCGGACGCCAGCGGCTCGGTCACGGTGGCGTGGTGCGCGACCCGGACCTTCGGGCGGAGGCCGTGTCCGACGTGCTCACCGAGGCCGCGCAGTGCGGTCTGCGGACGTTGGGTGTCGTGGCCAGCCCGCTGCCGGGGCCGTCCGGCAACGTCGAGTACTTCGCATGGTTGCGCAAGGATCCCGAGGGGGTGGACAGTAATCCCGCCGACACGGAGCGGCGCGACGAGATGGTCCGCACCGCGGTGAGGAAGGGACCTTCGTGA
- the tyrS gene encoding tyrosine--tRNA ligase, which produces MSEHILDELSWRGLIAQSTDLAALRRDLDGGPIAVYAGFDPTAPSLHAGHLVQMLMLRRFQNAGHRPVLLAGGGTGLIGDPRDVGERTLNSEDQVREWAGRLRGQLARFVDFDHPDVPPIEVNNLDWLGSMSVPVFLRDVGKHFSINTMLARETVKRRLEGEGISYTEFSYMLLQATDYRELFERYGVRLQVGGSDQWGNIVAGVDLVRRVHGAQVHALTTPLITDSEGRKLGKSTGGGNVWLDPEMTTPYAWYQYFLNLPDADVVRCLKLLTFLDADEIDELDTATRERPAARQAQRRLAQELTDLVHGPEQTQQVVAASQALFGRGELRDLDAATLDAAMAEVPTGEVSSAQGPTIIDLLVAAGLVDSKGAARRTVKEGGAYVNNIKITDEGWKPEPADALHGRWLVVRRGKKNMAGVRVQP; this is translated from the coding sequence GTGAGCGAGCACATTCTTGACGAGCTGTCCTGGCGCGGTCTGATCGCGCAGTCCACCGACCTCGCTGCCTTGCGGCGAGACCTGGACGGTGGTCCGATCGCCGTCTATGCGGGCTTCGACCCGACGGCGCCGAGCTTGCACGCCGGTCACCTCGTCCAGATGCTCATGCTCCGGCGGTTCCAGAACGCAGGTCATCGGCCCGTCCTGCTCGCCGGCGGCGGTACCGGGCTGATCGGCGACCCGAGGGACGTCGGCGAACGCACCCTGAACTCGGAGGACCAGGTGCGGGAGTGGGCCGGACGGCTCCGGGGCCAGCTCGCCCGGTTCGTCGACTTCGACCATCCCGACGTTCCGCCGATCGAGGTGAACAACCTCGACTGGCTCGGTTCGATGAGCGTGCCCGTGTTCCTCCGGGACGTCGGCAAGCACTTCTCGATCAACACGATGCTGGCGCGCGAGACGGTGAAGCGCCGGCTCGAGGGTGAGGGGATCTCCTACACCGAGTTCAGCTACATGCTGCTTCAGGCGACCGACTACCGGGAGCTTTTCGAGCGTTACGGCGTTCGACTTCAGGTGGGCGGCTCCGACCAGTGGGGCAACATCGTGGCCGGGGTCGACCTCGTTCGGCGAGTGCACGGCGCACAGGTCCACGCTCTGACGACACCTCTGATCACCGACTCGGAGGGGCGCAAGCTGGGCAAGTCGACCGGCGGCGGCAACGTGTGGCTCGATCCGGAGATGACGACGCCGTACGCCTGGTACCAGTACTTCCTCAATCTGCCGGACGCCGACGTCGTGCGGTGTCTGAAGCTGTTGACGTTCCTCGACGCCGACGAGATCGACGAGCTCGACACGGCCACCAGGGAACGCCCCGCCGCTCGTCAGGCTCAACGCCGCCTGGCCCAGGAGCTGACCGATCTCGTGCACGGACCCGAGCAGACACAGCAGGTCGTGGCTGCGAGCCAGGCGCTGTTCGGCCGGGGTGAGCTGCGCGACCTGGACGCCGCGACGTTGGACGCCGCGATGGCGGAGGTGCCGACGGGCGAGGTGAGCAGCGCCCAGGGGCCCACGATCATCGACCTTCTCGTTGCCGCGGGCCTCGTCGACAGCAAGGGAGCGGCGCGTCGCACCGTCAAGGAGGGCGGCGCGTACGTCAACAACATCAAGATCACCGACGAAGGCTGGAAGCCGGAGCCTGCGGATGCTCTCCACGGCCGTTGGCTCGTGGTGCGCAGGGGGAAGAAGAACATGGCGGGTGTCCGCGTCCAGCCGTGA
- a CDS encoding tetratricopeptide repeat protein, protein MSAPELPESVDYSDLDVEARRELRSLPKDLAERIGRHLVAAGTLIDDDPEAALKHARYAKSKASRIAVVREAVGLAAYHAGEWAEALSELRAVRRMTRTDIHVAVIADAERALGRPERALDVAKETDPSTLSKDVEIELKIVAAGARRDLGQVDAAVVALQGPELDPNIREPWSFRLFYAYADNLAAAGRTDEAVQWFLHAAEADVEEETDAAERAAELTN, encoded by the coding sequence TTGTCCGCGCCCGAGCTGCCGGAATCCGTGGACTACTCGGACCTCGACGTCGAAGCACGGCGCGAACTGCGGTCGTTGCCCAAGGACCTGGCCGAGCGCATCGGCCGGCACCTGGTGGCGGCGGGCACGCTGATCGACGACGACCCCGAGGCGGCGTTGAAGCACGCCCGATATGCGAAGTCGAAGGCCTCGCGTATCGCCGTGGTCCGGGAGGCCGTCGGGCTTGCCGCGTATCACGCCGGTGAGTGGGCGGAGGCGCTGTCCGAGCTGCGTGCCGTGCGGCGGATGACGCGCACCGACATCCACGTCGCCGTGATCGCCGACGCCGAGCGCGCACTCGGTCGACCCGAGCGGGCACTCGACGTGGCCAAGGAAACGGACCCGTCCACGCTGTCGAAGGACGTCGAGATCGAGCTGAAGATCGTGGCGGCCGGTGCACGGCGTGATCTCGGACAGGTCGACGCCGCCGTCGTGGCACTGCAGGGCCCCGAGCTGGACCCGAACATCCGGGAGCCGTGGAGTTTCCGGCTGTTCTACGCGTACGCCGACAACCTCGCTGCCGCCGGTCGCACCGACGAAGCAGTGCAGTGGTTCCTCCACGCCGCCGAGGCCGACGTGGAGGAGGAGACCGACGCCGCAGAACGGGCCGCGGAGCTGACGAACTGA
- the steA gene encoding putative cytokinetic ring protein SteA: MKLADLLPRSPSTQPGISGTARVDRRIRDLVKRVEPGDIAVIDQVDLDRASADALVQAQVAAVVNAAPSISGRYPNLGPEVLLKAGVPLFDHAGREVLHRIRDGSRVRIHENTIYVGRREISTCVVQTPESVADQIVEARAGMSAQLEAFSANTIEFLRRERSLILDGVGVPELRVPLADRHVVVVAPGAGYAEDLQSLKRYVRHHKPVLIGVERAADTMRDLGFVPDIVVGDPTMVEANTLSAASEVVVPAQPDGHAPGVERVQDLGIGAVTFPATANPEDLALLLTEAHDATLVVTVGFQATLREFLDSGRSGSNPSTFLTRLKLGTRVIDGKAVALVHRSRTPRFVLLAFVVLVLVLVVGALLFLTTSGYADDVARWWDAVVDWAAGLLP; encoded by the coding sequence ATGAAACTGGCCGACCTGTTGCCCCGTTCCCCGTCCACACAACCCGGTATCAGCGGTACCGCTCGTGTCGACCGCCGGATCCGGGATCTGGTGAAGCGGGTCGAGCCCGGAGACATCGCGGTGATCGACCAGGTGGACCTGGACCGCGCGAGCGCCGACGCTCTCGTGCAGGCGCAGGTCGCCGCCGTGGTGAACGCGGCGCCGTCGATCTCGGGGCGCTACCCCAACCTCGGACCGGAGGTGCTGCTGAAGGCGGGTGTGCCGCTGTTCGACCACGCCGGGCGTGAGGTGCTGCACCGTATCCGGGACGGGAGCAGGGTGCGCATCCACGAGAACACGATCTACGTCGGCCGCCGCGAGATCAGCACGTGCGTGGTGCAGACGCCCGAGAGCGTCGCCGACCAGATCGTGGAGGCGCGCGCGGGGATGTCCGCCCAGCTGGAGGCGTTCTCGGCCAACACGATCGAGTTCCTGCGGCGGGAACGCAGTCTCATCCTCGACGGTGTGGGCGTGCCGGAACTCCGGGTGCCCTTGGCCGACCGGCACGTCGTGGTGGTCGCGCCGGGGGCCGGGTACGCCGAGGATCTGCAGAGCCTGAAGCGCTACGTCCGCCACCACAAGCCCGTGCTGATCGGTGTGGAACGCGCGGCGGACACGATGCGCGATCTGGGGTTCGTGCCGGACATCGTCGTCGGTGATCCGACCATGGTCGAGGCGAACACGTTGTCCGCGGCGTCCGAGGTGGTGGTGCCCGCTCAACCGGACGGACATGCCCCCGGGGTGGAGCGGGTGCAGGACCTGGGGATCGGCGCGGTGACGTTCCCCGCGACGGCCAACCCGGAGGATCTCGCGCTGCTGCTCACCGAGGCACACGACGCGACGCTGGTGGTGACGGTGGGCTTCCAGGCGACCCTGCGGGAGTTCCTCGACTCCGGCCGTTCGGGCTCGAATCCGTCGACGTTCCTGACGCGGTTGAAGCTCGGAACCCGGGTCATCGACGGCAAGGCCGTGGCGCTGGTGCATCGCAGTCGGACCCCGAGGTTCGTGCTGCTCGCATTCGTCGTTCTCGTCCTCGTGCTCGTCGTCGGCGCGCTGCTGTTCCTCACCACATCCGGCTACGCGGACGACGTGGCGCGGTGGTGGGACGCCGTCGTCGACTGGGCCGCGGGTCTGCTCCCGTGA